A genome region from Cervus canadensis isolate Bull #8, Minnesota chromosome 10, ASM1932006v1, whole genome shotgun sequence includes the following:
- the LOC122448711 gene encoding enolase-phosphatase E1-like isoform X2, whose product MIQAVVDNVYWQMSLDRKTTALKQLQGHMWRAAFKAGHMKAEFFDKDVVPAVRKWREAGMKVYVYSSGSVEAQKLLFGHSTEGDILELVDGHFDTKIGHKVESESYRKIASSIGCSTNNILFLTDVSREASAAEEADVHVAVVVRPGNAGLTDDEKTHFSLITSFSELYLPSSA is encoded by the coding sequence ATGATCCAGGCCGTGGTGGATAACGTGTACTGGCAGATGTCGCTGGACCGGAAGACCACGGCGCTGAAGCAGCTGCAGGGCCACATGTGGAGGGCGGCGTTCAAGGCGGGGCACATGAAAGCAGAGTTCTTTGACAAAGATGTAGTTCCGGCCGTCAGGAAGTGGCGAGAGGCTGGAATGAAGGTGTATGTCTATTCTTCAGGGAGCGTGGAAGCACAGAAACTATTATTTGGGCATTCTACAGAGGGAGATATTCTTGAGCTTGTGGATGGTCACTTTGATACCAAGATTGGACACAAAGTGGAGAGTGAGAGTTACCGAAAGATCGCCAGCAGCATCGGCTGTTCAACCAACAACATCTTGTTTCTGACGGATGTTTCCCGAGAGGCCAGCGCTGCTGAGGAGGCGGACGTGCATGTGGCTGTGGTGGTAAGACCGGGCAACGCAGGGTTAACTGATGATGAGAAGACCCACTTCAGCCTCATCACATCCTTCAGCGAACTGTACCTGCCTTCCTCAGCCTAG
- the LOC122448711 gene encoding enolase-phosphatase E1-like isoform X1, which yields MVVLSVPAEVTVILLDIEGTTTPIAFVKDILFPYVKENGKEYLQTHWEEEDVSLLRKQAEEDSHLDGAVPIPAASGNGADDPQWMIQAVVDNVYWQMSLDRKTTALKQLQGHMWRAAFKAGHMKAEFFDKDVVPAVRKWREAGMKVYVYSSGSVEAQKLLFGHSTEGDILELVDGHFDTKIGHKVESESYRKIASSIGCSTNNILFLTDVSREASAAEEADVHVAVVVRPGNAGLTDDEKTHFSLITSFSELYLPSSA from the exons ATGGTCGTGCTTTCGGTGCCCGCCGAAGTCACTGTGATCCTGTTAGATATCGAAGGTACCACAACCCCGATTGCTTTCGTGAAG GACATTTTATTTCCTTACGTCAAAGAAAATGGTAAAGAGTATCTGCAGACACATTGGGAAGAAGAGGATGTCAGTCTTTTGAGGAAACAGGCTGAAGAGGACTCCCACCTGGATGGGGCTGTTCCGATCCCGGCAGCCTCTGGTAATGGGGCGGACGACCCGCAGTGGATGATCCAGGCCGTGGTGGATAACGTGTACTGGCAGATGTCGCTGGACCGGAAGACCACGGCGCTGAAGCAGCTGCAGGGCCACATGTGGAGGGCGGCGTTCAAGGCGGGGCACATGAAAGCAGAGTTCTTTGACAAAGATGTAGTTCCGGCCGTCAGGAAGTGGCGAGAGGCTGGAATGAAGGTGTATGTCTATTCTTCAGGGAGCGTGGAAGCACAGAAACTATTATTTGGGCATTCTACAGAGGGAGATATTCTTGAGCTTGTGGATGGTCACTTTGATACCAAGATTGGACACAAAGTGGAGAGTGAGAGTTACCGAAAGATCGCCAGCAGCATCGGCTGTTCAACCAACAACATCTTGTTTCTGACGGATGTTTCCCGAGAGGCCAGCGCTGCTGAGGAGGCGGACGTGCATGTGGCTGTGGTGGTAAGACCGGGCAACGCAGGGTTAACTGATGATGAGAAGACCCACTTCAGCCTCATCACATCCTTCAGCGAACTGTACCTGCCTTCCTCAGCCTAG